A window of the Candida orthopsilosis Co 90-125, chromosome 1 draft sequence genome harbors these coding sequences:
- a CDS encoding Aro7 chorismate mutase: MDFMKPETVLDLANIRQGLVRMEDTIVFDLIERSQFFSSPSVYEKNKFSIPNFDGTFLDWALLQMEIAHSQIRRYEAPDETPFFPNSIKAPILPPINYPKILASYSDEINVNDEIMKFYVEDIVPKVSCKKGDQLENLGSASTCDIECLQAISRRIHFGKFVAEAKYVNDKPLYIKLILARDVKGIEESITNSAVEAKILERLVVKAESYGVDPSLKYGTNVQSKVKPEVIAQLYKKWIIPLTKKVEVDYLLRRLEDEDPKVVDKYK, from the coding sequence ATGGACTTCATGAAACCAGAAACTGTATTAGACTTGGCAAATATACGTCAAGGTCTAGTCCGGATGGAGGACACTAttgtgtttgatttgattgaacgTTCACAATTCTTCAGCTCACCATCAGTGTATGAAAAAAACAAGTTTTCCATTCCTAATTTTGACGGCACATTTCTCGATTGGGCATTGTTGCAAATGGAAATTGCTCATTCGCAGATCAGACGATATGAAGCACCCGATGAGACTCCATTTTTTCCTAATCTGATCAAAGCGCCTATACTACCACCTATCAACTACCCCAAAATATTGGCCAGTTATTctgatgaaatcaatgtCAATGATGAGATCATGAAGTTCTATGTCGAGGATATAGTTCCAAAAGtcagttgcaaaaaagGTGACCAATTAGAGAACTTGGGATCAGCATCGACCTGTGATATTGAGTGTTTGCAAGCAATATCTAGGAGAATCCATTTCGGAAAATTTGTTGCAGAGGCGAAGTACGTCAACGATAAGCCATTATACATTAAACTAATACTTGCGAGAGATGTCAAGGGAATCGAGGAATCTATAACAAACAGTGCTGTTGAAGCTAAGATTTTGGAGCGATTGGTAGTCAAGGCGGAGAGCTATGGCGTTGAtccaagtttgaaatatgGTACTAATGTGCAAAGCAAAGTCAAACCCGAGGTTATTGCTCAATTGTATAAAAAATGGATCATTCCATTGACAAAGAAAGTGGAAGTAGATTACTTGTTGAGAAGGTTGGAAGATGAGGATCCAAAAGTGGTTGATAAATATAAATGA
- a CDS encoding Jid1 protein (S. cerevisiae homolog JID1 localizes to mitochondrion): MLSTHKLKLTSVPCTCRCTYATSANEFINHHKRLDLHDWPASKNPTPYEVFGLSSKDIGMSRIELNKILKLRYVKLVKIYHPDTSLDLTDNYGKALSNDQKRKRFDLIQESYDILRDARRRVAYNRFKTTSWEQQGPYNPSSESFSKESFEAYRRANAHRARYDFTKDEAFWSAGTWNDYYQMKYQRPPPTKEELEKNKYKILFGVLAVGALAFGLQIMNAIERTNQYLVETHKMNLKSMRDLNQSYEGDGSYSEADNVRKFLIGRRTTMRSKKDDFGEEDPSDNELLYKYAKGRVNKWDRQEQEWNQRRQNSSDLELN, translated from the coding sequence ATGTTATCCACACACAAGCTCAAACTTACCTCTGTACCATGTACATGCCGCTGCACATATGCTACGTCTGCAAATGAATTTATCAATCATCATAAGCGTCTTGATCTACATGATTGGCCTGCATCGAAAAACCCCACACCATATGAAGTGTTTGGATTATCGTCAAAGGACATTGGCATGTCACGTATTGAGTTAAAtaaaatattgaaactAAGATATGTAAAGTTGGTCAAGATCTATCATCCGGATACGTCATTAGACTTGACAGATAATTATGGAAAAGCACTTAGCAATGAccaaaagaggaaaaggTTTGACTTGATTCAAGAATCGTATGATATTCTACGTGATGCCAGGAGGAGAGTAGCATACAATCGATTCAAGACTACTTCATGGGAACAGCAAGGTCCATATAACCCAAGCAGTGAGCTGTTTTCAAAGGAAAGTTTTGAAGCGTATCGAAGGGCAAACGCACATCGTGCTAGGTACGATTTCACCAAAGATGAAGCATTTTGGCTGGCAGGGACATGGAACGACTATTACCAAATGAAGTATCAAAGGCCCCCACCAACAAAAgaggaattggaaaaaaacaaatacaaGATCTTGTTTGGAGTATTAGCTGTAGGAGCTTTAGCGTTTGGTTTGCAAATTATGAATGCTATTGAACGAACAAATCAATACTTAGTAGAGACACACAAAATGAACTTGAAATCTATGAGAGATTTGAATCAAAGCTATGAAGGGGATGGCTCATATTCAGAGGCTGACAATGTGCGaaagtttttgattggTCGAAGAACAACAATGCGGCTGAAAAAGGACGATTTTGGAGAGGAGGACCCTAGTGATAATGAGTTGTTGTACAAGTATGCTAAAGGCAGGGTCAACAAGTGGGATCGACAAGAACAAGAGTGGAATCAAAGACGTCAAAACAGTTCCGATTTGGAGCTCAACTAA
- a CDS encoding predicted membrane transporter, with protein MSIGSWLSFASSEIGLKTLFHSSWDVYIIIALRMIRLIGFGSTSLILALYLKTLGIDESYIGFFMTLTFVGDLTTSFLLSLVTDQIGRKRVLVLCSVLMLATGVVFATIDNYYLLLVTAVVGILTPSGGEVGPFRTIEQSSIASLCNQTERSDVYAWYTFLGSFCAAFGSFVAGSIIDITRSKWGFNEIDSYKSVFGLYCILSLIGVVLSLFISGDIEAKKQSVGPRPAIDQESPAEGVSEACETTQLLPNEESKPRSSFFNILPHLSPDVYLIVLKISLLFGLDSFASSLTPLSWTSFYIKRKFGIPSSYLGSVFFITGFISGVTSLGSTSMTKRLGPVVTMVATHLPASILLAVLPFPNSFVVTLVILVLRASMQTMDVAPKHVFLAATVPDDDRTAVFGFVNVVKTLAQIVGPSIVGILTENGLQWVTFVVGGSLKVVYDLGVLVTFLTFNKNAAY; from the coding sequence ATGTCTATCGGCTCATGGTTGTCATTCGCCAGCAGTGAGATTGGGTTAAAGACCCTTTTCCACTCCTCCTGGGATGTCTATATTATAATTGCTTTGAGAATGATTAGACTCATTGGATTTGGCTCAACGTCATTGATACTTGcattgtatttgaaaacattggGAATTGATGAGTCCTATATTGGGTTCTTTATGACGCTTACATTTGTTGGAGATTTGACCACCTCATTTTTGCTTAGTTTAGTTACTGACCAGATTGGTAGAAAACGGGTGCTTGTATTGTGCTCGGTTCTTATGTTGGCTACTGGTGTGGTTTTTGCGACGATTGACAACTACTACTTGCTACTTGTTACTGCCGTGGTCGGTATTTTGACACCATCTGGAGGGGAAGTTGGACCATTCAGAACAATCGAGCAATCCAGTATTGCATCGTTGTGCAATCAGACTGAAAGATCAGATGTATATGCCTGGTACACATTCTTGGGCCTGTTTTGTGCGGCATTCGGATCGTTTGTTGCTGGTCTGATTATCGATATCACTAGGAGTAAATGGGGATTCAATGAAATAGATAGCTACAAGAGTGTATTTGGTTTATATTGCATTCTTTCATTGATTGGTGTCGTATTGTCCTTGTTTATTAGTGGAGACATTGAAGCAAAGAAGCAACTGGTTGGACCTAGACCtgcaattgatcaagaaaGTCCTGCTGAAGGTGTATCCGAAGCCTGTGAGACAACTCAATTACTTCCAAATGAGGAATCTAAACCAAGATCTAGTTTCTTTAATATTCTTCCACACTTGTCTCCAGACGTCTACTTGATTGTCTTGAAGATTTCCCTTTTATTTGGTCTTGACTCGTTTGCATCTTCATTGACGCCACTTTCATGGACGTCATTCTATATCAAGCGCAAGTTCGGTATACCTTCGTCTTACCTTGGATCCGTTTTTTTCATTACTGGGTTTATTAGTGGCGTTACCTCCCTCGGCTCTACGTCTATGACAAAGAGACTTGGCCCTGTTGTAACCATGGTGGCTACTCATTTACCTGCATCTATTTTGTTAGCAGTGTTGCCATTCCCTAATTCGTTCGTGGTAACTTTAGTCATCTTGGTGTTAAGGGCGTCCATGCAAACGATGGATGTAGCACCCAAGCACGTGTTTTTAGCTGCTACCGTTCCCGACGATGATAGAACTGCTGTATTCGGATTTGTAAATGTTGTAAAAACATTGGCCCAAATTGTTGGTCCTAGTATTGTTGGCATTTTAACAGAGAATGGCTTACAATGGGTCACATTTGTGGTTGGAGGTTCATTGAAAGTTGTCTACGATTTAGGCGTATTGGTTACTTTTTTgacattcaacaaaaatgcAGCCTATTAG
- a CDS encoding Ipt1 inositol phosphoryl transferase (involved in sphingolipid biosynthesis): MEILIQLLKPFLFIYQFFERIFWSGLNERSILGLILNFWANFGPVFIWLLIFKNAGLIPHSIRPTIHVALPYHIDTFMFSSWLGAIICIPSFIIIGWLMYVGIYKQKGKTGIALSKYLPLKGEVNEEVASEEGSSSFDIEMDSFDGSGDLEAGTISSSVKPPPETNFQNDIHINNLTFFQPLDTSVVNNMAMTVNEKIAEKQQQYGYNWKIPRNCWYLSAPVLLATCWFILNIDYWFREPIRTWKDLLAWASYVLGHITVPIITAVWLYVFHAPGVLKSYGWALGFQNICGVLTHLLFPCAPPWFIHLNGEDAAANYDLPGYAAGLTRVDVALGTHLNSKGFHASPIVFGAVPSLHSAMAVMTFLFVSYYARWTVVKLIAFAFVVLQWWATIYLDHHWRLDLFVGMCYALIWFSIMYKLRLAKVNESFLQSRLSYNFAKGSTMGMRVFRNTKLQWFFDPLS; the protein is encoded by the coding sequence ATGGAGATCCTAATACAGCTTTTGAAGCCATTTCTATTCATTTACCAATTTTTTGAGAGGATCTTTTGGTCAGGTCTTAATGAAAGGAGTATACTTGGCCTCATACTAAATTTTTGGGCCAACTTCGGTCCCGTATTCATTTGGTTACTTATATTTAAAAATGCAGGATTAATACCTCACTCGATACGTCCCACTATACACGTGGCTTTACCGTATCACATTGACACGTTTATGTTTTCATCATGGCTTGGTGCTATTATTTGCATTCCAAGTTTCATAATAATTGGCTGGTTAATGTATGTGGGGATCTATAAACAGAAAGGAAAGACAGGTATTGCTTTGTCAAAGTACTTACCATTGAAGGGAGAAGTTAATGAGGAGGTTGCATCAGAAGAGGGAAGTTCATCATTTGACATTGAGATGGACTCATTTGATGGAAGTGGTGATTTGGAGGCGGGGACAATTTCGTCATCCGTCAAGCCACCACCAGAGActaattttcaaaatgataTACATATCAATAACTTAACCTTTTTCCAACCACTCGATACAAGCGTTGTTAATAACATGGCCATGACTGtcaatgaaaagattgctgaaaaacaacaacaatatggTTATAACTGGAAGATTCCTCGCAATTGTTGGTATTTGTCAGCCCCAGTACTACTAGCCACTTGCTGGTTTATTCTTAATATTGATTACTGGTTTAGAGAACCCATTCGTACATGGAAAGATTTACTTGCATGGGCATCATATGTATTAGGACATATTACTGTCCCAATAATAACGGCAGTATGGCTTTATGTATTCCATGCTCCGGGAGTATTAAAATCCTACGGATGGGCCCTTGggtttcaaaatatctGTGGTGTGCTCACTCACTTGTTGTTTCCATGTGCACCACCATGGTTCATTCACTTGAATGGGGAAGATGCGGCCGCTAATTATGATTTACCTGGATACGCTGCAGGGTTAACCCGTGTTGATGTCGCGTTAGGTACGCACTTGAATAGCAAAGGTTTCCATGCGTCACCAATAGTATTTGGAGCAGTTCCAAGTTTACACTCAGCCATGGCAGTGATGACATTCCTTTTTGTTTCATATTATGCTCGGTGGACTGTAGTTAAACTAATTgcatttgcatttgttgttttgcaaTGGTGGGCAACAATCTACTTGGATCATCATTGGAGATTGGACCTCTTTGTTGGAATGTGTTATGCATTGATTTGGTTTTCAATCATGTATAAATTACGTTTGGCAAAAGTTAATGAatcatttttgcaactgagATTGCTGTATAATTTTGCAAAGGGAAGTACTATGGGAATGAGGGTATTCCGAAACACTAAATTGCAATGGTTTTTTGATCCACTTAGTTAA
- a CDS encoding Grp1 protein (protein similar to dihydroflavonol-4-reductases): MPKVYITGASGFIAQHIVKLLLESGYEVVGTVRSKEKGDKLAKLVNHQNFQYVVVPNIAAPDAFDVSLKQHNDVSYILHTASPFTYTTTNPEQDLIIPAIQGTRNILNAADKFAQQLTRFVITSSDAAIYSNIDEKNNKLTFNEQSWNNIKYEDATVDAVTAYYGAKSFAEKLAWEFMEMNTPSFTLTAVNPSYVFGPQAYLCDPNHLNESNVMIGDLLEKHGNDTFDNEVGGYIDVRDVAKAHVFAMGNEDAANRRLFMNNGHFSVQMMLDIINAKWPELNLIKGSPGSGPEDIKILGRIDNSTTKKFLPWTFLDLKTTVVDTVQQILSSK, translated from the coding sequence ATGCCAAAAGTGTACATTACTGGTGCCTCAGGGTTCATAGCTCAGCACATTGTCAAGCTTCTTTTAGAGTCTGGATACGAAGTTGTCGGTACTGTTCGctcaaaagaaaagggaGATAAATTGGCGAAATTGGTAAACCaccaaaactttcaataCGTGGTGGTACCAAACATTGCCGCCCCGGACGCTTTCGACGTATCATTAAAACAGCACAACGATGTCTCATATATCTTACACACTGCTAGTCCATTTACTTACACAACAACGAATCCTGAACAAGACCTAATCATTCCTGCAATTCAAGGCACAAGAAACATTTTGAACGCAGCGGACAAATTTGCTCAACAATTGACTAGGTTTGTCATTACGTCGTCAGATGCAGCAATTTACtcaaatattgatgagaaaaacaacaaactaaCTTTTAATGAGCAGTCTTGGAATAATATAAAGTATGAAGATGCTACGGTTGATGCAGTAACTGCTTACTACGGAGCAAAATCATTTGCCGAAAAATTGGCCTGGGAGTTTATGGAAATGAATACACCTTCGTTTACCTTGACTGCTGTCAATCCCTCCTATGTTTTTGGCCCACAAGCTTATCTTTGTGATCCAAATCACCTCAATGAGTCAAATGTAATGATTGGTGACTTGTTGGAAAAGCATGGCAATGAtacttttgataatgaagtGGGAGGCTATATTGATGTTCGGGACGTTGCAAAAGCTCATGTGTTTGCCATGGGCAACGAAGATGCTGCCAATCGCCGGTTGTTTATGAATAATGGGCACTTTAGCGTGCAAATGATGTTGGACATTATCAATGCAAAATGGCcagaattgaatttaattAAGGGTAGTCCAGGTAGTGGACCGGAAGATATCAAAATCTTGGGTCGCATTGATAACTCAACTACAAAGAAATTCCTACCATGGACgtttcttgatttgaagaCGACTGTGGTTGACACTGTGCAACAAATTTTATCCAGCAAGTAA